A stretch of Oryza brachyantha chromosome 4, ObraRS2, whole genome shotgun sequence DNA encodes these proteins:
- the LOC102713820 gene encoding exocyst complex component SEC5A-like: MASDSDVDEDELLQRALQEQAARDLSHQRPAGAGKPVVNLVRPPAPASRGAGANGRAGGGRGPAKARQPSRGGGGDDDDDDSEVEMLSISSGDEDVAPSRERGPPPPRGGGRPGARRAASRDDGDFDDDEPRSWKRVDEAELARRVRELREARAAPTVDQKDAATAAQKALTSIQTLPRGVEVLDPLGLGVMDNKSLRLITDASVSSPVSREKAQGLDPNMREKVIYSSPNFDPKVFLSWVHKDTSAADLESGALTLKTDLKGRTQQKKQLVKENFDCFVSCKTTIDDIESKLRQIEEDPEGAGTAHLYSVTQRISGVANRAFEPLFERQAQAEKIRSVQGMLQRFRTLFNLPSAIRGNIRKGEYDLAVREYQKAKSIVLPSHVGILKRVLEEVEKVMQEFRGMLYKSMEDPHLDLAELENIVRLLLELEPETDPVWHYLNIQNSRIHGLFEKCTIDHEARMEVLQNKIREKMLSDSKWRQLQQDSNKSLEVDSATGDSFQDDQLSANIMADEADNLRAAYIRRLTAVLIQHVPAFWRLALSVFSGKFAKAAAGNVLSDSDMNTKQSVNKTDDKGGEAKYTNHTLDEVASMVRATVSAFDTKVQCTFRDFEECNILRPFMGDTIKEIAKACHTLEGKDSSPTAVKMLRTLHFEMTKLYILRLCSWMRATTKEISKYETWFTLTTLERNKSLYAISSMPLEFRDITISAMDRIDFMILNLRNETAKSYDISQQLLEIQESVRLAFLNSFLDFASYLERFGGELAQGRSNKENNHTQNGYANGIDRETYASMDGDLYKKLLVVLSNIGYCKAELSDELYTKYRHIWSLVRDNDERSADMRDLMTSFSAIEEKVLEQYTFAKSNLIRNAATNYLLDSGIHWGAAPVVKGIRDAALDLLHILVAVHAEVYSGARPLLEKAMKILVEGLIDIFLSIFHENKIKGLRLLDANGFCQLMLELEYFETILRTYLSTEAEQALRSLQENLLEKACESVAEALENPGHHRRPTRGSEDAASDDRQSISPDDLLALAQQCSSDLLQGELEKTRLNIACFMESTLQSTPAPAGSKPAAYHSYQAPAAHQPVQVSSPSFRRQQTSTNSPVISRRRR; this comes from the exons ATGGCGAGCGACAGCGACGTCGACGAGGACGAGCTCCTCCAGAGGGCGCTGCAGGAGCAGGCGGCGCGGGACCTCAGCCACCAGCGCCCCGCGGGGGCCGGCAAGCCCGTCGTCAACCTCGTGCGGCCCCCCGCGCCCGCGTCCCGTGGCGCCGGGGCCAACGGCCGCGCGGGCGGGGGCCGGGGCCCGGCCAAGGCGCGCCAGCCCagccgcggcgggggcggcgacgacgacgacgacgactctgAGGTCGAGATGCTGTCCATTTCGTCCGGGGACGAGGACGTCGCGCCCTCCCGCGAGCGcgggcccccgccgccccgcggcggcgggcgccccggggcgcggcgggcggcgtcgAGGGACGATGGGGAtttcgacgacgacgagcccaGGAGCTGGAAGCGCGTCGACGAGGCCGAG CTTGCTCGCAGGGTTCGGGAATTGCGTGAAGCAAGGGCAGCTCCTACAGTTGATCAGAAAGATGCTGCTACAGCAGCTCAGAAGGCACTTACAAGCATACAGACTTTACCTAGAGGAGTAGAGGTTTTGGACCCTTTGGGCCTTGG AGTCATGGATAATAAGTCTCTGCGATTAATCACTGATGCCTCCGTAAGTTCTCCTGTTTCAAGGGAGAAGGCTCAGGGTTTGGACCCCAATATGCGAG AGAAAGTTATATATTCTTCTCCAAATTTCGACCCGAAGGTTTTTCTTTCATGGGTTCACAAAGACACAAGTGCTGCTGACTTAGAGTCGGGTGCTCTTACCTTGAAAACTGATCTCAAAGGGAGAACACAGCAGAAAAAACAATTAGTCAAGGAGAActttgattgttttgtttcgTGCAAAACCACGATAGATG ACATTGAGTCGAAGCTGAGACAGATAGAGGAAGATCCTGAAGGTGCAGGGACTGCTCACTTGTACTCAGTTACCCAGAGAATTAGTGGTGTAGCAAATCGTGCATTTGAGCCTCTATTTGAGAGGCAG GCCCAAGCTGAGAAGATCAGATCTGTTCAAGGAATGCTTCAGAGATTTCGGACATTATTTAACCTGCCGAGTGCAATTCGCGGGAACATTAGAAAAGGAGAATATGACCTAGCTGTCAGAGAATACCAAAAGGCTAAATCTATTGTTCTTCCTTCTCAT GTGGGGATACTAAAACGTGTACTTGAGGAAGTGGAAAAGGTTATGCAGGAATTCAGAGGCATGCTATACAAGTCCATGGAGGATCCTCATCTTGACCTCGCTGAG CTTGAGAACATTGTCCGGCTGCTGTTGGAGTTGGAACCTGAGACAGATCCAGTGTGGCATTATCTTAATATTCAG AATAGCAGAATTCACGGATTGTTTGAAAAGTGTACCATAGATCACGAAGCACGAATGGAGGTTTTGCAGAATAAAATTCGTGAGAAAATGCTATCTGATTCAAAATGGAGGCAGTTACAACAAGATTCAAATAAATCA TTGGAAGTTGATTCTGCTACCGGTGACTCTTTTCAAGATGATCAACTGTCAGCAAACATTATGGCTGATGAAGCTGATAACTTAAGGGCAGCCTACATTCGCAGGTTAACTGCTGTACTTATCCAGCATGTTCCTGCATTCTGGAGATTAGCATTATCTGTCTTCAGTGGAAAATTTGCAAAG GCAGCTGCTGGAAATGTACTTTCTGATTCTGACATGAATACAAAACAGAGTGTAAATAAGACTGATGATAAAGGTGGAGAAGCAAAGTACACAAACCATACTCTTGATGAAGTTGCTAGTATGGTTCGTGCTACTGTATCTGCTTTTGACACCAAG GTTCAGTGTACTTTCCGTGATTTTGAGGAATGTAATATTCTTCGTCCGTTCATGGGTGATACTATAAAAGAAATAGCTAAGGCTTGCCATACTCTTGAAGGGAAAGATTCATCTCCAACTGCTG TTAAAATGTTGCGCACCCTTCATTTTGAAATGACGAAACTTTACATTCTACGACTCTGTTCATGGATGCGGGCTACCACTAAggagatatcaaaatatgaGACTTGGTTTACTTTAACCACCCTCGAGAGGAACAAATCTCTCTATGCAATTTCAAGCATGCCCTTGGAGTTCCGTGATATCACAATTTCGGCAATGGACCGAATTGATTT CATGATTCTCAATCTGAGGAATGAGACTGCCAAGTCTTATGACATTTCTCAACAGCTCCTGGAAATTCAGGAATCTGTCAGACTTGCATTCCTGAATTCCTTTCTGGATTTTGCAA GTTATCTTGAGAGGTTTGGAGGGGAACTAGCTCAGGGCAgatcaaataaagaaaacaaccaTACTCAAAATGGATATGCAAATGGTATCGACAGAGAAACATATGCTAGCATGGATGGAGATTTGTACAAGAAgctgttggttgttctgaGTAACATTGGGTATTGTAAAGCTGAACTTTCAGATGAACTGTATACCAAATACAGGCACATTTGGTCCCTAGTCAG GGATAATGATGAGCGTAGTGCTGACATGCGAGATCTGATGACTTCTTTCTCAGCAATTGAGGAGAAAGTCCTGGAACAGTATACTTTTGCAAAG tCAAACTTGATCAGAAATGCAGCGACAAACTATCTGTTGGATTCTGGGATTCACTGGGGAGCAGCACCAGTAGTAAAG GGCATCCGAGATGCAGCTCTTGATTTACTACACATCCTTGTAGCCGTACATGCAGAG GTATACTCTGGTGCAAGGCCTTTGTTGGAGAAGGCGATGAAAATTTTGGTCGAGGGTTTGATTGACATCTTTCTTAGTATTTTCCATGAGAATAAAATCAAAGGACTTAGACTGTTGGATGCAAATGGTTTTTGTCAGCTCATGCTCGAG CTTGAATATTTTGAGACTATACTGCGGACATACCTATCAACTGAGGCAGAGCAGGCTCTGAGATCCTTGCAAGAGAATTTGTTGGAGAAGGCCTGTGAAAGTGTGGCTGAAGCCTTGGAGAATCCTGGACATCATCGTCGGCCAACTCGTGGCAGTGAGGATGCTGCATCAGATGATAGACAATCTATATCACCTGATGATTTGCTT GCTCTTGCTCAGCAATGCAGTAGCGATTTGCTTCAAGGGGAGCTGGAGAAAACCCGGTTAAATATAGCGTGCTTCATGGAGTCAACTCTCCAATCAACACCTGCACCGGCAGGATCAAAACCCGCTGCTTATCATTCATACCAGGCACCTGCGGCACATCAACCAGTTCAAGTGTCCTCCCCTAGTTTTAGAAGGCAACAGACAAGTACAAATTCACCTGTAATCTCGAGGCGACGTAGATGA
- the LOC121054221 gene encoding fibrillin protein 5 homolog — MAASAVVLLLPFLPVVAQCCRRCGTVAPTSTSGRAPALRTSSRGRLEPYACSIRGRRPRLPAARAAASSVPPEQAQAAVGCRKGLGDAKAALRAALEGVNRGIFGMTSEKRSEIHALVELLEARNPTPEPTDKLHDKVDGCWRLIYSTISILGKRRTKLGLRDFISLGDFFQMIDVKEEKAINVIKFSARALKILSGQLTIEASYRITSKSRVDITLESSTITPDQLMNIFQKNYDTLLAIFNPEGWLEITYVDDSLRIGRDDKANIFVLERADPSEV; from the exons ATGGcggcctccgccgtcgtcctcctcctccccttcctcccggTCGTGGCGCagtgctgccgccgctgcggcaCCGTCGCGCCGACGAGCACGAGCGGGCGAGCGCCGGCGCTCCGCACCTCCTCGCGCGGCCGCCTCGAGCCGTACGCGTGCTCTATCCGCGGGCGACGACCGCGCCTCCccgcggcgagagcggcggcgtcgtcggtgCCTCCCGAgcaggcgcaggcggcggtggGGTGCCGCAAGGGCCTCGGCGACGCCAAGGCCGCGCTGCGCGCAGCTCTGGAAg GCGTCAACAGAGGCATATTCGGGATGACGTCCGAGAAAAGATCGGAGATCCATGCGCTGGTGGAGCTCCTCGAGGCCCGGAATCCGACGCCGGAACCAACCGACAAGCTGCACGACAAG GTGGATGGGTGCTGGAGGCTCATCTATAGCACGATTTCGATACTGGGGAAAAGGAGGACAAAGTTAGGACTGAGAGATTTCATCAGCTTGGGTGATTTCTTCCAGATGATTGATGTCAAAGAG GAAAAGGCGATAAATGTGATAAAATTCAGTGCAAGGGCGTTGAAGATATTATCTGGCCAACTTACTATTGAAGCTTCATACAGGATCACTAGTAAATCA AGGGTTGATATCACTCTTGAGAGTTCGACCATTACTCCTGATCAG CTGATGAATATCTTCCAGAAGAACTATGATACGCTCCTTGCTATATTCAACCCAGAAGGCTGGCTCGAGATAAC ATATGTAGATGATTCTCTGCGGATAGGAAGAGATGACAAAGCAAACATCTTTGTGCTGGAAAGGGCAGACCCCTCGGAAGTTTGA
- the LOC102714370 gene encoding basic blue protein-like, with product MSRACGRGGADKACRFVHLGLLLDVVLALRRGVQPAAASQREWPVGDSSGWTFGVVGWPNYKPFKSGDVLVFTYDPSSHNVVAVSDVDYALCKVPANATTYSSGDDRVTLSRGVAFFICGFPGHCDKGMKIAVTAR from the exons ATGTCGCGGGCATGCGGCCGTGGTGGCGCCGACAAAGCTTGCCGCTTCGTCCACCTCGGGCTGCTCCTGGACGTCGTCCTTGCgctgcggcgcggcgtccagccggcggcggcgtcgcagaGGGAGTGGCCCGTCGGCGACAGCAGCGGCTGGACCTTCGGCGTCGTCGGGTGGCCCAACTACAAGCCCTTCAAGTCCGGCGACGTGCTGG TGTTCACGTACGATCCGAGCTCGCACAACGTGGTGGCGGTGAGCGACGTGGACTACGCGCTGTGCAAGGTGCCGGCCAACGCGACGACGTACAgctccggcgacgaccgcgTCACGCTCTCCCGCGGCGTCGCCTTCTTCATCTGCGGCTTCCCTGGGCACTGCGACAAGGGCATGAAGATCGCGGTCACCGCTAGATAG
- the LOC107304014 gene encoding uncharacterized protein LOC107304014, which yields MTPVDADPAALVCGIAVKRTASGGDGDPHGEQSKRAAATSQVGQDAGQQVQKAVFSDEGKQPGAEDDHGDGSAPALRAAKKMKRDEGLPVDIINKELRDNDCLAIIPLAGAGGGDVPPSLRLRRRRLLEIKKRGVEIEEQRLALERRRLRWVEACGKGDTELEKMRLENGRLRVENERLWMRLFRRGELELGAGVKSEREQGRRDGAAEMERETKPLA from the coding sequence ATGACCCCAGTAGACGCAGACCCGGCGGCGCTGGTCTGCGGCATTGCCGTCAAGcgcacggcgagcggcggcgacggcgacccgcACGGTGAGCAGAGCAAGCGGGCAGCGGCGACGTCGCAGGTGGGACAGGACGCCGGTCAACAAGTTCAGAAGGCCGTGTTCTCCGACGAGGGCAAGCAACCCGGCGCTGAAGACGACCACGGCGATGGCTCGGCCCCGGCGCTTCGCGCCGCCAAGAAGATGAAGCGGGACGAAGGGCTCCCCGTCGACATCATCAACAAGGAGCTCCGGGACAACGACTGCCTCGCCATTAtcccgctcgccggcgcaggcggcggggaTGTTCCCCCGAgcctgcggctgcggcggcggcgcctgctCGAGATCAAGAAACGGGGCGTGGAGATCGAGGAGCAGAGGCTGGCgctggagcggcggcggctgaggtGGGTCGAGGCGTGCGGGAAGGGGGACACGGAGCTGGAGAAGATGCGGCTGGAGAACGGTAGATTGAGGGTGGAGAACGAGCGGTTGTGGATGCGGCTGTTCAGGCGTGGTGAACTGgagctcggcgccggcgtcaaGTCGGAGAGGGAGCAGGGTCGTCGCGACGGCGCTGCAGAAATGGAGAGAGAAACGAAGCCTCTAGCGTAA
- the LOC102714641 gene encoding WAT1-related protein At1g09380-like, translating into MGSAAEAARPVAAMVALQFLFSVLQIVIKLALNDGMDARVLVAYRFMFAATFLCPIAFVVERKKRPPLTMKVVLQLFLCGLFGFSINQNLYVFAIKLTSATFVTAISNLTPATTFLLAILTRLETLKLKKPAGQAKLLGTLIGMGGAMLLTFYKGPAIMLGLPRLKLAHITENHQSHPISTGNQIIGSFLGIISCFTYATWLVIQAKVSKVYPCHYSIAAMVCLFGALQSTVMAVCVHRDLEHWRLGLNIRLYSSAYAGLVASGSAFPLLSWCLRKKGPLFISVFSPLMLIFVALLSSVVLEEALHLGSVLGSVLIVGGLYLVLWGKAKEAAGLSQDENLGKESIPVTATGESEIQ; encoded by the exons atggggagcgcggcggaggcggcgaggccggtggcggcgatggtggcgcTGCAGTTCCTCTTCTCGGTGCTGCAGATCGTCATCAAGCTGGCGCTCAACGACGGCATGGACGCGCGCGTCCTCGTCGCCTACCGCTTCATGTTCGCCGCCACCTTCCTCTGCCCCATCGCCTTCGTCGTCGAGAG GAAGAAACGACCGCCACTAACCATGAAGGTGGTGCTGCAACTATTCTTGTGTGGATTGTTTGG ATTTTCTATAAACCAGAATCTCTATGTGTTTGCCATAAAGTTGACTTCTGCGACATTTGTTACTGCTATCAGCAACCTAACACCAGCAACCACCTTTCTTCTTGCTATATTGACCAG GCTGGAGACCTTAAAACTAAAGAAGCCTGCTGGACAGGCAAAACTTCTGGGAACACTTATAGGCATGGGTGGTGCAATGTTGCTTACATTCTACAAGGGACCTGCGATCATGCTAGGACTCCCCCGTCTCAAACTTGCCCACATCACTGAAAATCACCAGTCACACCCAATATCGACAGGAAATCAAATTATTGGATCATTTCTTGGGATCATCAGCTGTTTCACCTATGCAACATGGCTAGTCATCCAG GCGAAAGTGAGCAAGGTTTACCCATGCCACTACTCAATTGCTGCGATGGTGTGCCTCTTCGGCGCACTTCAGTCCACTGTCATGGCAGTTTGTGTCCACAGAGACCTGGAACATTGGAGGTTAGGACTTAACATCAGGCTCTACTCGTCAGCTTACGCG GGACTCGTAGCGTCAGGATCGGCATTCCCTCTGCTGTCGTGGTGCCTGCGAAAGAAAGGGCCCCTCTTCATCTCCGTGTTCAGCCCGCTGATGCTCATCTTCGTCGCGCTGCTAAGCTCGGTTGTTCTCGAGGAGGCTTTGCACCTCGGAAG TGTGCTTGGTTCTGTCCTGATTGTGGGTGGTCTGTACCTGGTGCTGTGGGGCAAAGCAAAAGAGGCAGCTGGTCTGTCTCAAGATGAAAATCTGGGCAAGGAATCCATTCCTGTGACTGCTACCGGTGAGAGTGAAATACAGTGA